In Bacteroidia bacterium, a genomic segment contains:
- a CDS encoding sodium-dependent transporter has product MTSNEKFSSRWGLIFAALGMAVGAGNLWRFPRLAGQYGGTFLILWVIFLLIWAMPVLLAEFAIGKAYKKSVIGSFAQFAGKRYTWMGYFITLCTLGITFYYSVVTAWGLRYIGLSLTHVWAAMTGGTTLSQHLATNPEYINQYWAEISSHSYLTVGLHLLAVLLGVFFLIRGVQGGLERVNKFLIPVLFGLLITTGILALNAGNGIKGLEYLFTIRPELFGDVTVWIEALSQSAWSTGAGWGLMMTFAAYSREKEDVTLNIFISGFGDNTASLLAGMAILPAVFALASSDAEAITFLQSGNQALIFNIIPRFFAQITGGAYFALLFFVVFFLAAFSSLLSMVQLFIKLVTDLGFDLRRSSVVVGIFCVVFGLPSAWSLDFFNNQDWVWGIGLIVSGLFIIFAVLKHGAKKFKTQFIDQDSDFRVHNLYFVVAISVNVLLGLIIILWWMSRGYDAHPWFDENGSWNFISIYSNATIVTQWAIVLISGIVLNRFLYKKFVTDVKI; this is encoded by the coding sequence ATGACTTCAAACGAGAAATTCAGCAGTCGCTGGGGGTTGATTTTTGCCGCCCTCGGCATGGCAGTGGGTGCAGGCAACCTCTGGCGTTTTCCACGTCTGGCCGGACAATACGGCGGGACATTCCTGATTTTGTGGGTGATTTTTTTGCTGATATGGGCCATGCCCGTACTCCTGGCCGAATTTGCCATTGGCAAAGCCTATAAAAAAAGTGTGATCGGCTCCTTTGCCCAGTTTGCGGGAAAACGCTACACCTGGATGGGGTATTTTATTACCCTCTGTACCCTGGGCATCACATTTTATTATTCGGTCGTCACGGCCTGGGGGCTGCGATATATCGGGCTTTCGCTGACCCATGTATGGGCAGCAATGACAGGCGGCACTACCCTTTCGCAGCACCTCGCCACCAACCCCGAATACATCAATCAATACTGGGCCGAAATCTCTTCCCATAGTTATCTGACTGTCGGACTTCATCTGCTGGCCGTACTCCTGGGCGTATTTTTCCTTATTCGCGGTGTACAGGGCGGGCTGGAACGTGTCAATAAATTTCTCATTCCGGTATTGTTCGGACTCCTGATTACGACCGGCATTCTCGCGCTGAACGCAGGCAATGGAATCAAAGGACTGGAATATCTGTTTACCATTCGGCCCGAACTGTTTGGCGATGTAACCGTCTGGATCGAGGCTCTTTCCCAGTCTGCGTGGTCAACCGGCGCCGGATGGGGGCTGATGATGACATTTGCCGCTTATTCCAGAGAAAAAGAAGACGTTACCCTCAACATATTTATCAGCGGATTTGGCGACAATACCGCTTCGTTGCTGGCGGGAATGGCCATTTTACCTGCAGTTTTTGCCCTGGCATCTTCAGATGCAGAGGCCATTACCTTTTTACAAAGCGGAAACCAGGCGCTGATATTCAATATTATACCCCGGTTTTTTGCCCAGATCACCGGTGGCGCATATTTTGCCCTGCTGTTTTTTGTGGTGTTTTTTCTGGCGGCTTTCAGTTCGCTCCTGTCTATGGTACAGTTGTTTATCAAACTCGTAACCGATCTGGGATTTGACCTGCGGCGGTCGTCAGTAGTTGTGGGAATATTTTGTGTAGTATTTGGGTTGCCTTCGGCCTGGTCGCTCGATTTTTTCAACAACCAGGACTGGGTATGGGGCATCGGGCTGATCGTATCGGGGCTATTTATCATATTTGCCGTACTCAAACACGGAGCCAAAAAATTCAAGACCCAGTTTATCGATCAGGACTCCGATTTCCGGGTACACAACCTGTACTTTGTTGTAGCCATATCCGTGAATGTATTGCTGGGGCTGATTATCATTCTCTGGTGGATGTCGCGGGGATATGACGCCCATCCCTGGTTTGACGAAAACGGGAGCTGGAATTTTATCAGCATATACAGCAACGCAACGATTGTGACACAGTGGGCGATCGTATTGATTTCAGGTATTGTACTGAATCGCTTTCTTTATAAAAAGTTTGTGACTGATGTAAAAATATAA
- a CDS encoding glycosyltransferase family 61 protein: MNENFKAFLRPYIRPYQRSLKELRKDTVRLLLYPVRKLPVSSEVFGPPKGFYTTVKEWLAKEPGTNGSKPYVEEIFPEHKLYRNKPKTLETKVHWKIRKEYKHQAPAAFVASVKNARLWVNHNFAGHVDSMAVISPEDKLIGEISYEFAEDLGKSIIMSKLRLSPAHYFPGKAVSLTTVKGEQFFHWILDILPKLAIMRGAGMNCNMLDYVIVNSTKSRFMRETLALAGVPMEKVITTDDHPHIKVDELLVPSKPGWTGNPPAWSIEFLRDLFLPTIPEDTSHLPKRIYISRAKAPVRKVKNESAVIDYVQKAGFTSVLLEDFSITDQIAMFAGAEAIIAPHGAGLTHLSFCKPGTKIIEFFSPLYVNACFYSLASVVNLDYYYLLGEGKSPKEGVDLEINIADIELDIAKLKATVEFAGLG; this comes from the coding sequence ATGAACGAAAACTTTAAAGCCTTCTTAAGACCTTACATCCGCCCTTATCAACGATCACTTAAGGAACTAAGGAAGGACACCGTCCGCTTGCTCCTGTATCCTGTACGCAAATTACCGGTCAGCTCGGAAGTATTCGGGCCGCCCAAAGGCTTTTACACCACCGTAAAAGAGTGGCTTGCAAAAGAACCTGGTACAAATGGCAGTAAACCCTATGTCGAGGAAATTTTTCCGGAACATAAACTCTACCGAAATAAACCTAAAACGCTTGAAACAAAAGTACACTGGAAAATCCGTAAGGAATATAAACACCAGGCGCCCGCAGCTTTTGTCGCTTCGGTAAAAAACGCCCGCCTGTGGGTAAATCACAATTTTGCAGGCCACGTTGATTCCATGGCCGTCATCAGTCCTGAGGACAAACTTATCGGCGAAATTTCCTATGAGTTTGCAGAGGATCTGGGGAAAAGCATCATCATGAGTAAGTTGCGGCTTTCACCGGCACACTATTTTCCGGGAAAAGCCGTAAGTCTGACGACAGTCAAAGGCGAACAGTTTTTCCATTGGATCCTGGATATCCTGCCAAAACTCGCCATTATGCGTGGGGCGGGCATGAACTGCAATATGCTGGACTATGTGATTGTCAATAGCACCAAAAGCCGCTTTATGCGCGAAACACTGGCGCTTGCCGGAGTTCCGATGGAAAAGGTTATTACGACCGATGACCATCCGCATATCAAGGTAGACGAACTGCTGGTGCCCTCCAAGCCCGGATGGACAGGTAATCCGCCCGCATGGTCCATTGAGTTTCTGCGCGACCTGTTTTTGCCAACCATTCCGGAAGACACCTCCCATTTGCCCAAACGAATCTACATCAGCCGGGCAAAAGCACCGGTCAGAAAAGTCAAAAACGAAAGCGCGGTGATTGACTATGTACAAAAGGCCGGGTTTACCTCCGTCTTACTGGAAGACTTTTCTATTACAGATCAGATTGCCATGTTTGCCGGTGCTGAGGCGATTATTGCCCCCCATGGAGCAGGCCTGACACATTTATCATTTTGCAAACCGGGCACAAAAATCATCGAGTTTTTCAGCCCATTGTATGTAAATGCGTGTTTTTATTCACTCGCCAGCGTCGTAAACCTCGATTATTACTATTTGTTGGGGGAAGGAAAAAGTCCGAAAGAAGGCGTAGATCTGGAAATCAATATTGCCGATATCGAGCTGGACATAGCTAAGCTGAAAGCAACGGTTGAATTTGCAGGGCTGGGGTAA
- a CDS encoding glycosyltransferase, which produces MKKELLFITSQLPYPPFKGGVSTSWNLINYLSQHFHTSMVTLLKWEDPDFEQEFLSKVTLEDYFSFELNIERTPSTVIKSYLKGVPINLVRNYHQTVADKINSMIDDYEYVFVDHYEMFQYIPEKAKAKTIMHEHNAEFVMWKRYSEVSTNPLKKLITAMESRRIQKFEKEYCSRANMVLANPNDQVILGDLTNHVGRIEQIVPCGEDFMLDWPDLQWDNTEESLLYIGSLTWEANADGLIWFLNEGWEKLKAKRPNVKFYIVGGTPDQRLKDLAAKHKDIILTGFVDDLEDYYAKCRVFITPLRFGSGVKLKVMNAMFRGIPVVTTPIGSEGMAVENGVHLYHTQDMDEFVDDCADLLVSQNTWETFRDKSRELTRAQFSWAVQLNNIKQNILSLNGAVHQG; this is translated from the coding sequence ATGAAAAAAGAACTTCTCTTTATCACTTCTCAGCTCCCTTACCCACCCTTCAAAGGCGGGGTCAGTACTTCATGGAATCTGATCAATTATCTTTCTCAGCACTTCCATACCTCTATGGTCACCCTGCTAAAATGGGAAGACCCTGATTTTGAACAGGAATTTCTCTCCAAAGTTACTCTGGAAGATTATTTCAGCTTCGAGCTCAATATAGAGCGTACACCTTCGACGGTGATCAAAAGTTACCTCAAAGGTGTACCGATCAATCTCGTAAGAAACTATCATCAGACCGTGGCAGATAAAATCAATTCCATGATCGATGATTACGAATACGTTTTTGTAGATCATTATGAGATGTTTCAATACATCCCTGAAAAAGCCAAAGCCAAAACCATCATGCACGAACACAATGCGGAGTTTGTCATGTGGAAACGCTATTCGGAGGTCAGCACCAATCCGCTCAAAAAGCTGATCACCGCCATGGAATCCAGGCGGATTCAGAAGTTTGAAAAAGAATATTGCTCACGGGCAAATATGGTATTGGCCAATCCCAACGATCAGGTGATTCTGGGAGATTTGACCAATCATGTGGGAAGAATTGAGCAGATTGTGCCTTGCGGCGAAGATTTTATGCTGGACTGGCCAGATCTTCAATGGGACAATACCGAAGAATCCCTGCTTTATATCGGCTCCCTGACATGGGAAGCCAATGCCGACGGGCTCATCTGGTTTTTGAATGAAGGATGGGAAAAGCTGAAAGCAAAACGCCCCAATGTGAAGTTTTACATCGTAGGCGGAACTCCTGACCAGAGACTCAAAGATCTGGCAGCCAAACACAAAGATATTATCCTTACCGGCTTTGTGGACGACCTAGAAGACTACTATGCCAAATGCCGGGTATTCATTACCCCACTCAGATTTGGCAGTGGCGTAAAACTGAAAGTCATGAATGCTATGTTCCGGGGAATTCCTGTGGTTACCACACCTATCGGTTCGGAAGGAATGGCCGTTGAAAATGGTGTTCACCTGTACCATACCCAGGACATGGACGAATTTGTCGATGACTGTGCAGATCTGCTGGTAAGTCAGAATACATGGGAAACCTTCCGCGACAAATCCCGTGAACTTACCCGTGCCCAGTTTTCATGGGCAGTACAATTAAATAATATTAAACAAAATATCCTTTCACTCAATGGAGCAGTCCATCAGGGTTAA
- a CDS encoding glycosyltransferase family 2 protein — translation MIKERKTLGVVMTCYNRRDKTLTCLENVYAQEGLGEIFDLEVFMTDDGSTDGTADAVRNRFPEVHVLEGNGSLFWNGGMNLAYGEALKHNLDFYLWLNDDTFLYADAIRRLLETDTWLTVQGHPTSMVLGGTADPRTGEFSYGGFKRVSLWTLKMLPVAPGDEPRECTTNTGNCVLIPRSVAEKVGNIEPYYTHRWGDPDYGLRARKKGCTVWLAAGYIGTCESNPTAERWTDRTLPLKERLRDFHSVKGYIKKDWFFYVRRHGGLLWLLLWIKPYVDMLVTSFTFRISGGKPAVH, via the coding sequence ATGATAAAAGAAAGAAAAACTTTAGGCGTAGTAATGACCTGCTACAACCGCAGGGACAAAACCCTTACCTGTCTGGAAAATGTATATGCCCAGGAAGGCCTTGGGGAAATATTTGACCTCGAAGTATTCATGACCGATGACGGAAGTACAGACGGTACTGCTGACGCGGTTCGCAACCGATTTCCGGAAGTACATGTACTGGAAGGCAACGGGTCCCTGTTTTGGAACGGCGGCATGAATCTCGCCTACGGCGAAGCCCTGAAGCACAACCTTGATTTTTATCTCTGGCTCAACGACGACACATTTCTTTATGCAGATGCCATCCGCAGGCTGCTGGAAACTGATACCTGGCTGACCGTGCAGGGCCATCCAACGAGTATGGTACTTGGCGGAACCGCAGACCCCCGCACCGGAGAGTTTAGTTATGGAGGATTTAAGCGCGTGAGCCTCTGGACGCTGAAAATGCTTCCGGTAGCACCCGGCGATGAACCCAGGGAATGCACGACCAACACAGGCAACTGCGTGCTGATACCGCGATCGGTAGCAGAAAAAGTGGGCAATATAGAGCCCTACTATACCCATCGCTGGGGCGATCCGGATTATGGGCTTCGCGCCCGCAAAAAAGGTTGTACCGTCTGGCTTGCCGCTGGCTATATAGGCACTTGCGAAAGCAATCCGACCGCAGAGCGCTGGACAGACAGAACCCTGCCCCTGAAGGAGCGCCTGCGCGACTTCCATTCAGTAAAAGGATATATCAAAAAGGACTGGTTTTTTTATGTACGCAGACACGGCGGGCTTTTATGGCTCCTCCTATGGATCAAGCCATATGTGGACATGCTGGTAACCTCCTTTACATTCAGAATTTCAGGCGGAAAGCCTGCGGTTCATTAA
- a CDS encoding sulfotransferase — protein sequence MSQKKIIYIIGAGRSGTTLLDVALGNAGDVFSCGELNRYPVREGIPTGFQHAPERLVFWSSFTEEFQKNHNLKKQAILHDEFEYHKGLVKRLLGASRKAKYAEYQQFLRDFYTKLFDSIDESIVVDSSKYPGRALGISDALPFEINYIYLKRDPISVVESFAKTDVYLPPKGWLAANLYYFLVNGLCKIVINRLRKKHRVLEIKYEDFIESPENVMEVIQRELSVDLSEAITKIKNNDYLQVGELFEGNSMRIDPRIKLRRSKQKQHGKNIRNSVTRLLNYPIYN from the coding sequence ATGAGTCAGAAGAAAATTATTTATATTATCGGTGCAGGAAGAAGCGGAACAACCCTTCTGGATGTAGCGCTTGGCAATGCCGGAGATGTCTTCAGTTGCGGGGAGCTTAACCGCTACCCTGTGCGGGAAGGCATTCCTACCGGATTTCAGCATGCACCCGAAAGGCTGGTTTTTTGGAGCAGCTTTACCGAAGAATTCCAAAAAAACCACAACCTGAAAAAACAAGCCATACTTCACGACGAGTTTGAGTATCACAAAGGTCTCGTCAAAAGGCTGCTGGGCGCTTCCAGAAAAGCAAAGTATGCAGAGTATCAGCAGTTTCTTCGCGATTTTTACACCAAGCTCTTTGATTCGATTGATGAGTCCATTGTAGTGGATTCGTCCAAATATCCGGGACGGGCGCTCGGTATTTCAGACGCCCTTCCCTTTGAGATTAACTATATTTATCTCAAAAGAGATCCGATCAGTGTAGTGGAATCCTTCGCAAAAACCGATGTATATCTTCCCCCCAAAGGCTGGCTGGCGGCCAATCTGTACTATTTCCTGGTGAACGGACTGTGTAAGATTGTGATCAACCGACTGCGCAAAAAACACCGGGTACTGGAGATTAAATACGAAGATTTTATAGAAAGTCCGGAGAACGTGATGGAAGTGATACAGCGGGAGCTTTCCGTAGACCTGTCAGAAGCGATTACAAAAATAAAAAACAACGATTATCTGCAGGTTGGCGAGCTTTTTGAAGGGAACAGTATGCGTATCGATCCCAGGATCAAACTGCGGAGAAGTAAGCAGAAACAACATGGCAAAAACATTCGCAACAGTGTGACAAGGCTGTTGAATTATCCGATATACAACTGA
- a CDS encoding HAD family hydrolase, giving the protein MNDLKESLLPEHIDHSWTLFIDRDGVINQKRDDDYVKTWEEFIFIPGSLEGLKYLKDHFSRMIIVTNQRGVGRKMMTEATLLEIHSQMMDEIQAAGGRIDRIYYCPNLEENDHEGCRKPKPGMALKAKADFPEIDLSRSLMIGDAISDMKFGRNAGTKTAWVSDQNIREEYLPLIDLQVTSLYEFAKWLGNK; this is encoded by the coding sequence ATGAACGATCTCAAAGAGAGCTTGCTGCCAGAACATATTGACCATTCATGGACGCTATTTATCGATCGGGACGGTGTTATCAACCAAAAACGAGACGATGACTATGTAAAAACGTGGGAGGAATTTATTTTTATTCCCGGTTCTTTGGAAGGATTGAAATATTTAAAAGATCATTTTAGCAGAATGATCATTGTCACCAACCAGCGTGGGGTAGGAAGAAAAATGATGACCGAAGCTACTTTGCTTGAAATCCATTCGCAGATGATGGACGAAATACAAGCAGCAGGAGGCCGGATAGACAGGATCTACTACTGTCCGAATCTGGAAGAAAATGACCACGAAGGGTGCAGAAAGCCCAAACCTGGTATGGCGCTGAAAGCAAAAGCTGATTTCCCCGAGATAGATTTAAGTCGTTCTTTGATGATCGGAGATGCCATTTCCGACATGAAATTTGGCAGAAATGCAGGGACAAAAACAGCCTGGGTATCAGACCAAAATATACGGGAGGAGTATCTGCCACTCATAGATTTACAAGTAACTAGTTTATATGAATTTGCCAAATGGCTAGGCAATAAATAA
- a CDS encoding nucleotidyltransferase family protein: MIKEAIVLAGGMGTRLRSVVADVPKPMAEVNGRPFLAYLLDELNEQGVETVVLAVGYKREVIVDYFGEKYKNISLRYSVEEEALGTGGGIKQACEMLDRNDALVLNGDTFFGVDVQQLYQYYQKKDADLVLALKEMRDFDRYGTVQIDEAGQVTGFEEKAYKSVGMINGGIYLFKKELITNDLFPQKFSFEKDVLESLFPQKRFFGLAFDVYFIDIGIPQDYERSQRELAARTY, from the coding sequence ATGATAAAAGAAGCAATCGTACTTGCGGGAGGAATGGGAACCAGACTCAGGTCAGTGGTAGCCGATGTACCCAAGCCCATGGCGGAGGTCAACGGTCGGCCATTTCTGGCTTATCTTCTGGACGAACTCAACGAACAGGGCGTCGAGACCGTCGTCCTGGCCGTCGGGTATAAGCGGGAAGTAATTGTTGACTATTTCGGAGAAAAATACAAAAATATCAGCCTGCGGTACTCCGTTGAAGAAGAAGCACTTGGCACCGGAGGAGGCATCAAACAAGCCTGCGAGATGCTCGACCGAAATGATGCACTGGTACTAAACGGCGATACTTTTTTTGGGGTTGACGTACAGCAACTCTACCAATATTACCAGAAAAAGGACGCAGATCTTGTGCTTGCACTGAAAGAAATGCGCGATTTTGACCGGTATGGTACCGTACAAATCGATGAAGCAGGACAAGTGACAGGCTTTGAAGAAAAAGCGTACAAATCTGTAGGGATGATCAACGGAGGGATTTATCTGTTCAAAAAGGAATTGATAACCAACGACTTATTCCCCCAAAAATTCTCCTTCGAAAAAGACGTACTGGAAAGTTTATTCCCCCAAAAACGCTTCTTTGGTCTGGCTTTTGATGTTTACTTTATCGACATAGGTATTCCCCAGGATTATGAACGATCTCAAAGAGAGCTTGCTGCCAGAACATATTGA